The region ACCGCCACCACCCCGGCCAATTGTGCCTGAGCGGAGCCGGCAGGCTGCGGGCTGCCGCCGCGCACGGCGCATTGACCGGGGTGGCGCAGACAGAAACGGGCATGGGCCAGGGGCGGCAGCACTTGCCGGGACACCGGCACCAGGACAGGGGGGACCTCTGCAGAAGGCAGCGGCTGGGCGGCGGCGGCGGACACGGCTGTCACCACTGTCATCAGGCCGGCGGCCAGCACTGCATGGATACCGGGCAGCAGCCGCTGCCGCATGCGGCGGCCAAAGCTCTGCCCAGTGCGGGTTTCCGTTTGCTGCTGTGCCATTGCGTGCTCCTCGCAGAATGAATCCGGTCGAGGGCAGGTCTATTGGCGCAATCGAGAATGGTTGCGGGACTGCTGTGGCTAGAAAGTGGCTCTTGTTTTCAATTTGTTAGGAATTGCTATCAAACCGTTACCCATACATCCGCAAGCCGCGCCCCCGCGCCGCGCAGCGGCGCCGGGCCCAACCAGAAGAGGCTATCTGTGATAGCGGATGACGGGCGGGAGCCTGCCGCCTACTTCAGGAGCCCTTCGAGATAGGCACCATAGGCGTTTTTGGCGAATTTCGCGGCCCGTGCCTTCAACTGGGCCGCATCAATCCAGCCCTGGCTATAGGCGATCTCCTCCAGGCAGCCGGTCTGCAGCCCCTGGCGTTCCTGCAGGGTGCGCACGAAATTACCCGCATCCAGCAGCGAGCCATGGGTGCCGGTATCCAGCCAGGCATAGCCGCGGCCCATGGTTTCAACCCGCAACGACCCTTCCTCCAGATACATCTGCAAAAGGTCGGTGATCTCCAGCTCGCCGCGCGGCGACGGCGCAACCTGCCGGGCCCGTTCCGGCGCCGTGCCATCCAGGAAATAAAGGCCCGTCACCGCATAGTTCGAGGGCGGCACCGCAGGTTTTTCGATGATCTCGCGGGCGCGGCCCTCATCGTCGAAGCCGACCACGCCATAGCGTTCCGGATCTGCCACGTGATAGCCGAACACCGTGCCGCCTGCGGATTGCGCATCGGCGGCGGCCAGCAGGTCCGGCAAACCATGGCCAAAGAAGATATTGTCGCCCAGAACCAGCGCCGAAGGGGCGCCGGCCAGGAAATCCTCGGCCAGGATAAACGCCTGCGCCAGCCCGTCGGGCGAGGGCTGCACCACATAGGTGAGCGACACCCCCCACTGGCTGCCGTCGCCAAGGAGGCGGGTGAACTGCTCCTGATCCTGCGGCGTGGTGATCACACAGATCTCGCGGATGCCCGCCAGCATCAGCACGCTGAGCGGGTAATAGATCATCGGCTTGTCATACAAGGGCAGCAGCTGTTTCGAGACCGCCATGGTGATCGGATAAAGCCGGGTGCCGGAGCCGCCCGCCAGAATGATGCCTTTGCGACCCGCGCCGGGCTTGCCGTCAGTCATGCCAATTCTCCCAAATCTTTCAGAATCTCAGTCAGCCCCATCGGCCAATCCGGCTGCGGGATGCCGAAAACCGTCTCCAGCGATGTGCAGTCGAGACGTGAATTCAAGGGGCGTGCCGCAGGCGTGGGATATGCGGAAGCGGGAATATCCTCCACCTCGCAGGCAATCCCGGCCCGGGCAAAAATCGCGCGCGCGAAATCCGCCCAGCTGGTCCAGGGCGCGCCTGCCAGATGATAAATGCCTGATTTGCCCGGATCCTCAGCCAGTTGCCGCGCCATGGCAAGGCAGGCCGCCGCAATGTCCCGCGCCGGGGTCGGCGCGCCAATCTGGTCGGCAACGATCATGAGGCGCTCGCGCTCCTTGCCCAAACGCAGCATGGTTTTCACGAAGTTGCTGCCATGCGCCGAGACCACCCAGGAGGTGCGCAGGATGGCATATGTACCGCCCGCCGCGCGCACCATCTCCTCGCCTGCCAGCTTGGAGCGGCCATAGGCGTTGAGGGGGCTTACCGCATCGGCAGGTTTCCAAGGAGCATCGCCGCTGCCGTCAAAGACATAATCGGTGGAGACGGTGACAAAGGGAATGTTCAGCGCGGCGCAGGCCCGTGCCATGGCGCCGGGAGCATCGCCGTTTATGACAGCGGCCAGTGCCTCTTCGTCTTCTGCCTTGTCGACGGCGGTATAGGCCGCGGCATTGATTACGGCGGCAGGGGCATGGGCGCGAATGGCCGCCGCGCAGGCTTCGGGGTCGCTCAGGTCTGCCTCATCGCGGCCCAGGCAGGTTATACCCTGATGTGCCGCCAGTTCGCGGGCCAGCTGGCCGGTCTTGCCGAAAACTAAGATCATGCGCGCCTCCCTTTGCGCCACAGATACAAGGCCCACCCCCAGATGCCCAGCTCCAGCAGGAAGGTCCAATGCAGCAGGAAGGACAGCACCCAATGGGGCTGGCTGGCGGGCACTTCCACCAGCGCAAAAAGATGACCGCTGAAAGGCGCGCCCCACAGGATGCCGCCGCCAATGCTGTCCAGCACCATGTGCAGGAAGAGAGCCGCAAAAAACACCAGCCCCGGGGCCAGCAGGGCGCGGGCCCACAGAGCCAGAACAGGCAATACAAGAGCCGCGACCACGGCCCAGAAGACTGGCACATGCACCCAGTAACGGTGATGATGAATGCTGCCCTGGTCAATGAGATAAAACCACAGCATGTCGAAATCCGGCAGCACCGCGCCAATCAGGGCGGCCGGCAGCAAGAACCGGTGCCCCTCAGGCGCCAGCCGCGCCAGCACATAGCCAGACGGCAGATGCGCAGTCAGCATGGCAGCCGGCCCGGCCGGCTCACTTGCCGGTGCCCAGCCGCTGGCCGACGCCGTCGCGGTCCTGCAGGGCGCGCCACCAGGCCTCATTGTCCAGATACCATTGCACGGTGCGCTCCAGGCCTTCCTCGACCGTCACCGAAGGGCGCCAGCCGAGTTCGTCGCGGATGCGGCTGGGATCGATGGCATAGCGCGCGTCATGGCCGGGACGGTCGGTGACAAAGGTGATCTGATCTTTGTAAGATCCGCCATCGGCACGGGGCCGCTTTTGATCCAGAATCGAACACAGCGTCTGTACCAGCTCCAGGTTCGAACGCTCATTCTCGCCGCCGATATTGTAGCTGCGCCCCAGCGCGCCCTTTTGCACCACCAGCAGCAGGGCGTCGGCGTGATCCTCGACATAAAGCCAGTCGCGCACGTTGGAGCCGTCGCCGTAGATCGGCAGCGGCTTGCCCGCCAGCGCATTCAGGATCACTACCGGGATCAGCTTTTCCGGAAAGTGATAGGGGCCGTAATTGTTGGAGCAATTGGTCAGCACCACCGGCAGACCGTAGGTTTCGGCCCAGGCGCGCACCAGATGGTCGCTGGCGGCCTTGGAGGCGGAATAGGGCGAGCGCGGATCATAGGCGGTGTCTTCGGTGAACATCACCGCGGGATCCGCGGGCAGGCTGCCGTAGACCTCATCGGTCGAGATGTGATGGAAGCGGAAAGCCTCCGGCTTGCCGGCCGCGGTCCAGTATTTCCGGGCGGCTTCCAGCATCTGATAGGTGCCGGTGATATTGGTCTCGACAAAATCGCCCGGCCCGTCGATCGAGCGGTCGACGTGGGATTCCGCCGCCAGATGCATCACCGCATCGGGTTTATGGGTGTCAAACACGCGGTCCAGTGCGGCGCGGTCGCGGATGTCGGCCTGCTCAAACGCATAAAGCGGGCTTTGTGCAGCCTCGGCCACATTGGCCAGGCAGGCGGCATAGGTCAGCGCATCCAGGTTCACCACCTGATGGCCGCGCGCCACCGCCAGCCGCACCACTGCCGAGCCGATAAAACCGGCCCCGCCGGTTACCAGAATTTTCATGCCGCGCCTCCGGCTGCGAGTATCTTCATCACTTATCCTTCCCAGGCAAAGGGGCTGTCGAAATCCGCCAGCGCCGGTGCGCTTTTGTCTTTGTCCGACAGGACGGGCGCGCCGTCAAATGCCCAATCGATGCCGCAGCTGTCCCAGGCCACCGCGCCGTCGCACTCGGGCGCGTAGTAATCGGTGCATTTATAAATCACCTCGGTGTCCGGCGCACGGGTCAGGAAGCCGTGCAGGAACCCTTTGGGCACCAACAGCTGCCTGCCGTTCTCAGCGCTCAGTTCAATACCGAACCATTTGCCGTAAGCGGGCGAGCCTTTGCGGATGTCCACCGCCACGTCGAACAGGACGCCCTGGCCGCAGCGCACCAGCTTGTCCTGGGCATGGGGCGGGGATTGGAAATGCAGGCCCCGCAGGGTGCCGGTTTGGGCCGAAACAGAATGGTTGTCCTGCACAAAGTCCAGATCGATGCCCTGGGCGGCCAGCCGCTGCCGGTTCCAGCTTTCGCTGAAAAAGCCGCGCGCGTCGCCGAACCGTGCCGGTGTCAGCACCTTCAGCCCAGGCAGCCCTGTTTCGTCTATCTGCATCGCCTCTGACCTCTTGTCTTCTGTGTTTCCGCCTGCATCAGGCCGAAGTACTGCTGCCCGATCCGGTCCCATCTGTAGCGCCGCCGGGCAACGTCGCACAGGGCTGCTGCTGCGGCGGTATCGTCAAATCCGCTGGATATCAACTCTGCCAGCGCCGCGGAGGAGGTGAAAAAGGCGGCCTGCTGTTCGGTGGTGAAGCGGTTGAAGCTGCAATCATAGGCCAGAATCGGCAGGTTGAAATGCATCATCTCGACCAAGGCGGGATTGGTGCCGCCGGCCGAGTGGCCATGCACATAAAGCGATGCGTTCGAGCGCAAACGGCAAAGCGCGCCGGGATCGTAAACCGGGTCCAGCAGATGCAATGCGGGATGGCCGCCGAACTGCGCCCGCAGCCTGCGCCCGAAGGCGCTGTTGTTCCAATTGCCGGCAAAGACCAGCGGCTGCGCGGCCTGCGCAAAAGCTGTCAGGATCATTTCGGGATTGTTCTCAGGCTCAATCCGGCACAGCGCCAAAGCGTAGCGGGCGGGCAGCGCGGTATCATCGGCAGGGGAGACGCCAGAACCGGCAAGCGCGTGATCGCCGCCATAGGCGATGACTTCGGCGGTGACGCCGTAGGTTTCACGCAAGTAATCGGCAATGCCCTGGTTGTCGGCAATGACCTGATGCGACCAGCGCACCGCAAGCCCTTCGGACCAGCGCAGGAAACGGCGGGCGGGTCCTTGCCATTTTGCCCGCTGCCATTCGATCCCGTCGACATTGGTGATGATCCGCGCGCGGGACACCAAGCGGATCAGCGGCAGCACACAGGCGCCCGAAACCCCCAGCAGCAGCAGCACGTTGTGGCCGCGCCGCACCGCATCCAGCGCTGTCATGGCATCATAAAGGATGCTTTGAATGCCGTTGGCATTCAGCCGCGAATAGCGCAGCCGGGCGTTCAGGAACCGGGCCGGGCGGCCGGGGTAGGCGCGGGCGCTGCAATAGACGGTCAGATCCGCCTCCTTGCGGTGTTGCGCCATGGAATAGCGCACCAGGTTTTCCGCCAGCGTTTCAAACCCGCCATAGCGTCCCGGCACCCCGACGGTGCCGAGAATGGCGGCTTTCATCTGCGGGGCAGGGCGTGTCTGCTGCGGCGCGAGGCCTGCCAGAAACCGTGCCTTGAAACCCTGCAGGGTAAAGCGGGCCTCGTATTGCGCCCGGTTCTGGCGGGCGCCGTCCGGATCTGCCCCGGCCACTTTGGCCGCCAGCGCCTGTGCCAGCGCTTTGGCATTGCCCGGTGCCACCAGCGTGCTGGCGGTACCCTGCAGTGCCTCGGGCAGACCGCCGGTATCGGTGGCCGCGACCAGGCAACCCGCGCGCAGCGCCTCCAGCGCGGTGGTCGGGAAGGGGTCGGCAAACAGCGACGGGATGCAGGCCACTTTGCTTTGCGCAAAGAAAGCCGCGGCGTCGGGGCGTTCGCCCAGATAATCCAGCTGCAGATGGGTAAAGCCTGCAAATGTGCCGGGCGGCAGGGTCTCGCCGGGCAGGCAGCCGCCCAGGATCAGGATTTTGGCGCCCCGGTGCCGCGGCGTGTCCAGCAGGCGCAGGGCATCGAGGAAGACGTGAAACCCCTTCTGTGCCGTCAGCCGCCCGGCAAAGGCGATGTCCCAGGGGCGGCTGTCGCCGGTGGCGGCGTAGCTTTTGTCCAGATCGGGGATGCCATTGTGAATGACCTGCACCTGCGCGGCGGTTTCCAGCCCCCAGGAATCTTTGATGGCTTGTGAGACGGCTATGACCTGCAGGCCGGACAGCTGTATGGCCGCCTTCAGCACCGCCGCCGCCGCCGGGCCGGGGGCGGTTTCATGCAGATGCAGAATGCAGCGGCGGCGCATAAGGCGGGCAATCAGGGCTGCGGGCAAAGTGGCGAATGTGTTGCAATAGAGGGTCCGGTGGCGGGGAAAACCTCTGCGCAGCAGGGCGGCAAAACGGGCGGAGTTGCGGATCACCTTGGCCAGGCTTTTGAACGGCGCCTGCCGGAAGTCCCGCATCACCAGGACCGGCAGATCCGCCCGTGCGGCATAGCGGGCGGCGGGGTCGTTGCGTTCCACCGCGACCAGCGCATCCACCCTATATCCGGCGTCTTCCAGAAAGGAGATGATAAAGCGCGCGATGCGGGACGATCCGTACATGTCGGAGACCGAGTCCAGAAACAGGACCGGCGTGGTGTTATCTGCCTGAGGGGCCGCGCCGGGTGTGGTTTCTTGCGTGGTTGCCGCCGTTCTCCGCGCAAGCCGCCAGGAGGGTTTCAATGATCTCATCAACAATGTGTTCAATATCCCTATCAACTTGGACCGCCGCAAAATGGCGGTTTTCGCGGGCCATCTGCTGCAGCAGATCCACCTGTCTGGCGGTTTCCTGAAGCTCGAGTTCCGGTTTTCTGCCGTGCAGCACCTCTGGCGGGCCATGCAGCGCAAAGATGATGTCCGGTCTGGGTGCCAGACGCTCGATCAGCCGCAGCAGCCGCGCCGGAACAGTCATGCGGTAGCGCAGCTGGTCAAGGCGGATGTCGTTGAGGAAGCGGTCGAAAACCACCAGATCCTTGCGGATCATCCGGGGCAGGACCACCAGGAAATGCCCCAGGATGTAATCGCAGGAAAAATACAGCAGCCGCGCCAGCGACACCGCCCGCCCGTGCGGCACCACATCGTGGGGGTTGGGGTTTTTCTGTTTCTCAGGCGCCGGGTTCCAGAATTTGAGCCGCCCCGGCGTTGGCAGCAGCCGGGGCCGCCAGTAGAGAAGAGTGACGCCGTGAAAAACCGGTGACAGCCTTTTGTGCAGTGCGGCGATCAGGGTGGATTTGCCGGAACCGTCCGGCCCCAGAAATGCGACGCTGCAGCCCACCGGGTGGCGGATCCGCTGCAGGTGCCGGCGGGTTTCCTGCACCGCGGCAATCAGGCGGCGGCGGCGGCCCATGCGCGCCTTGCCATAGCGGGCCAGCCGCCGCCGCAGCGCTGCGCCCTGTTCCGGCAGCCGGCGGGCTGCTGCGGCCTCGGCAGCGTCCAGAATGACGGGGGCAAAGGCGGATTTGAAGGCGTGCATGTTCACGGTGGCACGCAGGTCCCCGATCCGGGCGGCGCGATAGGCCCGGTTGTCGTTTTTCAGCACATGCCGGACCGCCAGATAGGCCAGCTCGGATTGCGGCGACAGGGTCCAGAACATGCCGTTATAGACTCTGTTGCGGGCA is a window of Leisingera sp. NJS204 DNA encoding:
- the rfbA gene encoding glucose-1-phosphate thymidylyltransferase RfbA is translated as MTDGKPGAGRKGIILAGGSGTRLYPITMAVSKQLLPLYDKPMIYYPLSVLMLAGIREICVITTPQDQEQFTRLLGDGSQWGVSLTYVVQPSPDGLAQAFILAEDFLAGAPSALVLGDNIFFGHGLPDLLAAADAQSAGGTVFGYHVADPERYGVVGFDDEGRAREIIEKPAVPPSNYAVTGLYFLDGTAPERARQVAPSPRGELEITDLLQMYLEEGSLRVETMGRGYAWLDTGTHGSLLDAGNFVRTLQERQGLQTGCLEEIAYSQGWIDAAQLKARAAKFAKNAYGAYLEGLLK
- the rfbD gene encoding dTDP-4-dehydrorhamnose reductase; translation: MILVFGKTGQLARELAAHQGITCLGRDEADLSDPEACAAAIRAHAPAAVINAAAYTAVDKAEDEEALAAVINGDAPGAMARACAALNIPFVTVSTDYVFDGSGDAPWKPADAVSPLNAYGRSKLAGEEMVRAAGGTYAILRTSWVVSAHGSNFVKTMLRLGKERERLMIVADQIGAPTPARDIAAACLAMARQLAEDPGKSGIYHLAGAPWTSWADFARAIFARAGIACEVEDIPASAYPTPAARPLNSRLDCTSLETVFGIPQPDWPMGLTEILKDLGELA
- a CDS encoding metal-dependent hydrolase, producing MLTAHLPSGYVLARLAPEGHRFLLPAALIGAVLPDFDMLWFYLIDQGSIHHHRYWVHVPVFWAVVAALVLPVLALWARALLAPGLVFFAALFLHMVLDSIGGGILWGAPFSGHLFALVEVPASQPHWVLSFLLHWTFLLELGIWGWALYLWRKGRRA
- the rfbB gene encoding dTDP-glucose 4,6-dehydratase, translating into MKILVTGGAGFIGSAVVRLAVARGHQVVNLDALTYAACLANVAEAAQSPLYAFEQADIRDRAALDRVFDTHKPDAVMHLAAESHVDRSIDGPGDFVETNITGTYQMLEAARKYWTAAGKPEAFRFHHISTDEVYGSLPADPAVMFTEDTAYDPRSPYSASKAASDHLVRAWAETYGLPVVLTNCSNNYGPYHFPEKLIPVVILNALAGKPLPIYGDGSNVRDWLYVEDHADALLLVVQKGALGRSYNIGGENERSNLELVQTLCSILDQKRPRADGGSYKDQITFVTDRPGHDARYAIDPSRIRDELGWRPSVTVEEGLERTVQWYLDNEAWWRALQDRDGVGQRLGTGK
- the rfbC gene encoding dTDP-4-dehydrorhamnose 3,5-epimerase; translation: MQIDETGLPGLKVLTPARFGDARGFFSESWNRQRLAAQGIDLDFVQDNHSVSAQTGTLRGLHFQSPPHAQDKLVRCGQGVLFDVAVDIRKGSPAYGKWFGIELSAENGRQLLVPKGFLHGFLTRAPDTEVIYKCTDYYAPECDGAVAWDSCGIDWAFDGAPVLSDKDKSAPALADFDSPFAWEG
- a CDS encoding glycosyltransferase family 4 protein: MRSLKPSWRLARRTAATTQETTPGAAPQADNTTPVLFLDSVSDMYGSSRIARFIISFLEDAGYRVDALVAVERNDPAARYAARADLPVLVMRDFRQAPFKSLAKVIRNSARFAALLRRGFPRHRTLYCNTFATLPAALIARLMRRRCILHLHETAPGPAAAAVLKAAIQLSGLQVIAVSQAIKDSWGLETAAQVQVIHNGIPDLDKSYAATGDSRPWDIAFAGRLTAQKGFHVFLDALRLLDTPRHRGAKILILGGCLPGETLPPGTFAGFTHLQLDYLGERPDAAAFFAQSKVACIPSLFADPFPTTALEALRAGCLVAATDTGGLPEALQGTASTLVAPGNAKALAQALAAKVAGADPDGARQNRAQYEARFTLQGFKARFLAGLAPQQTRPAPQMKAAILGTVGVPGRYGGFETLAENLVRYSMAQHRKEADLTVYCSARAYPGRPARFLNARLRYSRLNANGIQSILYDAMTALDAVRRGHNVLLLLGVSGACVLPLIRLVSRARIITNVDGIEWQRAKWQGPARRFLRWSEGLAVRWSHQVIADNQGIADYLRETYGVTAEVIAYGGDHALAGSGVSPADDTALPARYALALCRIEPENNPEMILTAFAQAAQPLVFAGNWNNSAFGRRLRAQFGGHPALHLLDPVYDPGALCRLRSNASLYVHGHSAGGTNPALVEMMHFNLPILAYDCSFNRFTTEQQAAFFTSSAALAELISSGFDDTAAAAALCDVARRRYRWDRIGQQYFGLMQAETQKTRGQRRCR